From Candidatus Manganitrophus morganii, the proteins below share one genomic window:
- a CDS encoding MATE family efflux transporter — MRRKILALALPVVASSLLERAVTTTDIFLVGGLGASAIAAVGLSQLIIVFMMSLIAGLSVGTTVVVAQLVGAQRGQRASEAAFSALWVGFALSFLIGGVGLFFRREAAALLGAEPALIKLIDAYLFYIFLFLPVSVGVDLLSAIMHGRGDTRTPMVAIIGVNLLHLGIAYALIYGHFGFPAMGVRGAAIAVGISEIFGAVFLLIRAFQKGFLHRTPLRLDLIRQVVRVGLPFCADRLVQQVAQMSYARAVLVYGTVTYAAHQVGLAIEAFSFMAGSGFAIAAVTSVGQSIGASQYKRAKAENWEANRLAVLVMASMGIVFFFFPYLLLRLFTEDTEVVRLGTLFLKIVALIQIPLAITMVLSGSLKGAGDTRFLLTVTFVGAWLIRVPLAFYFSFVQPLGITYVWGVMVVDWFVRMTLTLLRYRSEKWQSIRVIEQERS; from the coding sequence GTGCGCCGAAAGATTTTGGCGCTGGCCCTGCCTGTGGTCGCCAGCAGCCTCTTGGAGCGGGCGGTCACGACCACCGATATTTTCTTGGTCGGCGGGCTCGGAGCCTCTGCGATTGCAGCCGTCGGCCTCTCACAGTTGATCATCGTTTTCATGATGAGCTTGATTGCCGGGCTATCGGTCGGAACCACGGTGGTCGTGGCTCAACTGGTCGGCGCGCAAAGAGGACAGCGGGCTTCGGAAGCGGCATTCAGCGCGTTATGGGTCGGCTTTGCGCTCAGTTTTTTGATCGGCGGGGTCGGGCTTTTTTTCCGCCGGGAAGCGGCCGCCCTCCTCGGAGCGGAGCCGGCGCTCATCAAATTGATCGATGCATACCTCTTTTATATTTTTCTCTTTTTGCCGGTCAGCGTCGGAGTCGATCTTCTTTCAGCGATCATGCATGGAAGAGGGGATACGCGAACTCCGATGGTCGCCATTATCGGGGTGAATCTTCTCCATCTCGGCATCGCTTACGCGTTGATCTACGGCCATTTCGGATTCCCGGCGATGGGCGTTCGGGGGGCTGCGATTGCGGTCGGCATTTCCGAAATCTTCGGCGCCGTCTTCCTTTTGATCAGGGCCTTTCAGAAAGGTTTTCTCCACCGAACCCCGCTTCGCCTCGATTTGATCCGGCAGGTCGTTCGTGTCGGTCTCCCCTTTTGCGCCGACCGGCTTGTCCAGCAGGTGGCCCAAATGTCGTACGCACGGGCCGTGCTGGTCTATGGGACGGTCACCTATGCCGCGCATCAGGTCGGGCTTGCGATCGAGGCCTTCTCCTTCATGGCCGGAAGCGGGTTTGCGATTGCCGCCGTCACCTCCGTGGGGCAGAGCATCGGCGCCTCGCAATACAAGCGGGCGAAGGCTGAGAATTGGGAGGCGAATCGACTCGCCGTCTTGGTGATGGCCTCCATGGGAATTGTTTTTTTCTTCTTTCCCTATTTATTACTTCGGCTGTTTACGGAAGATACGGAGGTCGTTCGTCTAGGGACCCTCTTCCTGAAGATCGTCGCGCTGATTCAGATTCCGCTGGCGATCACGATGGTCCTCTCCGGATCCCTCAAGGGGGCGGGGGACACCCGCTTTCTCCTGACGGTCACCTTCGTCGGCGCCTGGCTGATCCGGGTTCCCCTCGCCTTTTATTTTTCTTTCGTCCAGCCTCTCGGGATCACTTACGTCTGGGGGGTGATGGTGGTCGATTGGTTTGTCCGCATGACGTTGACCCTCCTTCGATATCGCTCCGAAAAGTGGCAGAGCATCCGTGTCATCGAGCAGGAAAGATCGTAA
- a CDS encoding inositol monophosphatase — MTEMKRIREVALRAAKKAGRILKKGLEGEVTVSYKGDLNLVTNIDHRSEEAIVAMVNKQFPDHQVLAEEGHDRTEPSPFRWIIDPLDGTTNYSHRFPFFCVSIAVEMRGKVQLGMVLDPLRNELFFAERGKGAFLNEKPISVSSATRLSKSLLVTGFAYDVRTDPINNFNHFINFSMKAQGVRRTGSAALDLCYVASGRLDGFWELKLQPWDTAAGSLILTEAGGKLSDFSGKPYSIYDSELLATNGKIHREMIDVLQKVR, encoded by the coding sequence ATGACGGAAATGAAACGCATTCGCGAAGTCGCCCTTCGCGCCGCGAAAAAGGCGGGACGGATCCTCAAGAAAGGACTGGAAGGAGAGGTCACGGTCTCCTATAAGGGGGACCTCAATCTGGTGACCAACATCGATCATCGCTCTGAAGAGGCGATTGTGGCAATGGTCAACAAACAGTTCCCCGACCACCAGGTTCTGGCGGAGGAGGGCCACGATCGAACCGAACCTTCTCCCTTCCGGTGGATTATCGATCCGTTGGATGGAACGACCAACTACTCTCATCGGTTTCCTTTTTTCTGCGTTTCGATCGCGGTGGAGATGCGGGGGAAGGTGCAGCTCGGCATGGTGCTCGATCCCCTTCGGAACGAACTCTTCTTCGCCGAAAGGGGGAAAGGGGCCTTCCTCAATGAGAAACCGATCTCCGTCTCCTCGGCTACCCGCCTGAGTAAGAGTCTTCTTGTCACCGGTTTTGCCTACGATGTTCGAACCGACCCGATCAACAACTTCAATCATTTTATCAATTTCAGCATGAAGGCCCAGGGGGTCCGCAGAACCGGTTCGGCGGCGCTCGATCTTTGTTATGTCGCCTCCGGCCGGCTCGACGGCTTCTGGGAACTTAAGCTCCAGCCATGGGATACCGCTGCCGGAAGTTTGATTCTGACCGAAGCCGGCGGGAAATTGAGCGATTTCTCCGGGAAACCCTATTCAATTTACGATTCGGAATTGCTCGCCACCAATGGAAAAATTCATAGAGAGATGATCGACGTGCTGCAAAAGGTCCGATGA
- a CDS encoding ATP-binding protein, producing MDIQNSLSLLAGITNLALGFVVWSRGRKNTLNALYSLVALSVASWCFSVIPFRSAVDPVESLLWSKILYVSPISIVTSFLFFNFTFLSQERSSRLAYLLPLAPALGILALTLLPEMVIQAVLHTASGEKQIVFGPAYPIYFIFIIAYFCWSFIILSKQYFNSSGISRMQIRYVFFGTFISANLGMITNLILPTLGIFSLNWLGQILTIIMSSFIAYAIVRYRLLDIKIILKRTLVYSMLLIITFSVYVFMILFSQNTLGDKSEPTFRMFLSALLVAIGFEPLKRFFQRATDRIFFKGEYDQKLLLSRLSTMMRNTINLEKLCKDLTYTLMTKLTAKKMAILLVEEESPFVIIGAQEGFDEATLALSSNNPLIEYFNIQGIQKELLVYNEIAKQSEEDPSDRDLTVLIREMEKLGVTLVGPIYIKGRLIGLFFLDDKRSEDIYTEDEFSMLEIIFSQAGTSIENARLYKRVQEQMEELKKNQSEQLMQSAKLASVGELAVSVAHEINNPLTGILGFTSLLLSEMPPEDPRTKDLKVIESEALRSRQIVRNLLDFSRSHGSKKEPIDINGLIRNTLTLIQYQAKTSNINIVEKFAKDLPPVQADADQLKQVFINLIKNAFDAMPKGGMLTIETSTLPEKPLMLNRTSLHESPSEEMVMIQFKDSGMGIHPDNIQNIFDPFFTTKGRQMGTGLGLSISYNIIEKHGGRLEVESELGKGSNFMIKLPALSHQGSRNV from the coding sequence ATGGACATCCAAAATAGTCTTAGCCTTTTGGCGGGAATCACCAATCTGGCGCTGGGTTTTGTCGTTTGGTCCCGGGGCCGTAAGAACACCCTGAACGCGCTGTACAGTCTGGTGGCGCTGAGTGTCGCCTCCTGGTGTTTCTCGGTGATTCCCTTCCGTTCCGCCGTCGATCCAGTTGAATCGCTTCTCTGGTCTAAGATTTTATATGTCAGCCCGATTTCCATCGTGACCTCCTTCTTGTTCTTCAATTTCACCTTTCTTTCTCAAGAGCGCTCTTCTCGACTTGCCTATCTGCTCCCCCTTGCACCCGCATTGGGGATTCTGGCGCTCACCCTGCTGCCGGAGATGGTCATCCAGGCCGTGCTCCACACCGCCTCCGGCGAAAAGCAAATTGTTTTCGGGCCCGCTTATCCGATTTATTTCATCTTTATCATTGCCTATTTCTGCTGGTCCTTCATTATTCTGAGCAAGCAATATTTCAATTCCTCCGGAATCAGCCGGATGCAGATTCGCTACGTCTTCTTCGGCACATTCATCTCGGCCAATCTCGGAATGATCACCAACTTGATCCTCCCGACCCTCGGCATTTTCTCCCTCAACTGGCTCGGCCAGATCCTCACCATCATTATGAGCAGTTTTATCGCCTATGCCATCGTTCGCTACCGCCTGTTGGACATAAAGATCATCCTCAAACGCACCCTCGTTTATTCCATGCTCTTGATTATCACCTTTTCCGTTTATGTCTTTATGATTCTTTTTTCCCAGAATACCTTGGGGGATAAATCCGAGCCGACCTTCCGGATGTTCCTCTCCGCCCTTTTGGTGGCCATCGGTTTCGAACCGTTGAAGCGCTTCTTTCAGCGGGCGACCGATCGGATTTTTTTCAAAGGCGAGTACGACCAAAAACTCCTCCTCTCCCGGCTTTCCACCATGATGCGGAACACGATCAACCTCGAAAAGCTTTGTAAAGATCTCACCTACACATTGATGACCAAGCTGACGGCGAAGAAGATGGCGATTCTCTTGGTGGAAGAGGAATCCCCTTTTGTCATTATCGGCGCTCAAGAAGGTTTTGACGAAGCCACCCTTGCCCTTTCTTCCAATAATCCTCTGATCGAATATTTCAATATTCAAGGTATTCAGAAAGAACTTCTGGTGTATAATGAGATCGCAAAACAGTCTGAAGAAGATCCCAGCGATCGTGATTTGACCGTGCTGATCCGGGAGATGGAGAAACTGGGCGTCACGCTGGTCGGCCCCATCTATATTAAGGGACGCCTCATCGGTCTTTTCTTTCTCGACGACAAACGGTCGGAAGATATTTATACGGAAGATGAGTTCTCGATGCTGGAGATCATCTTTTCTCAGGCCGGCACCTCCATCGAAAACGCGCGGCTTTATAAACGGGTCCAGGAACAGATGGAAGAGCTGAAAAAGAACCAGAGCGAACAGCTGATGCAGTCGGCCAAGCTTGCTTCCGTCGGAGAACTGGCGGTCAGCGTCGCCCATGAGATCAACAATCCGCTCACCGGCATTCTCGGCTTTACCAGTCTCCTCCTCTCCGAAATGCCCCCTGAAGATCCTCGGACGAAAGATCTGAAAGTCATCGAGAGCGAAGCGTTGCGATCCCGGCAGATTGTCCGTAATCTGCTCGATTTCTCCCGCTCTCACGGTTCCAAAAAAGAGCCGATCGACATCAACGGCCTCATCCGAAATACGCTCACCCTGATTCAGTATCAAGCAAAAACTTCCAACATCAATATCGTCGAGAAGTTTGCAAAGGATCTCCCCCCCGTCCAGGCCGACGCCGATCAGCTCAAGCAGGTCTTCATCAACCTAATTAAGAATGCGTTTGATGCGATGCCCAAAGGGGGCATGCTCACGATCGAGACATCGACCCTCCCGGAGAAACCGCTCATGCTGAACAGGACTTCCCTCCATGAGAGTCCGTCCGAAGAGATGGTCATGATCCAATTCAAAGATTCCGGTATGGGAATCCATCCGGATAATATTCAAAACATTTTCGATCCGTTCTTTACCACCAAAGGCCGCCAAATGGGTACCGGACTCGGCCTCTCCATCAGCTACAACATTATCGAGAAACACGGCGGAAGGCTGGAAGTCGAAAGCGAGCTCGGGAAGGGGAGCAATTTCATGATCAAGCTCCCTGCACTCTCGCATCAAGGGAGCCGAAATGTCTAA
- a CDS encoding response regulator: MSKERILVVDDERTILELGQRFLSSEGFDVETASQGMQAMKLLEQGPYEILLTDIRMPGMSGLELMKMARSVRPEIIMVVITGHGTITTAIESLKMGAMGFILKPFTRQELLSAIHNALDKYRLRQENVRMKSLMPLFQVNQQLMMQTDLTHLMRLIVDLVKTELKVDRASIMLLNEKTGELVVKATTGFENLDENKLKKHVGEGIAGLAVEKKQPILVQGGIEENPDLKGLLDDEKVASGLAVPIMIRKKVIGVLNLSKFNRGQPLGESDLGLISIFCGQVAVAIENARLYRDIRNSYLRTLQALVAAIEIKDQFSKGHSSGVAQYAAVIGKALQLSKGRMQDLIIAAILHDIGKIGSSDDILKKGSKLSEDEFELMKSHPGNAVKILETIGLSREILSSILHHHEWWDGSGYPKGLSREEIPLFSRIIAIADTIDAMTTPRPYQQAVTLAEARDEIRRFKGSQFDPNLVDIFLGIEEKTLLDPEFSDLDALSG, encoded by the coding sequence ATGTCTAAAGAGCGGATCTTGGTGGTCGACGACGAGAGGACCATCCTGGAACTGGGCCAGCGTTTTCTCTCCTCTGAAGGATTCGATGTTGAAACCGCCTCTCAAGGGATGCAGGCGATGAAGCTTTTGGAGCAAGGCCCTTATGAAATCCTTCTCACCGATATTCGAATGCCGGGGATGAGCGGCCTGGAGTTGATGAAGATGGCCCGATCGGTCCGGCCCGAAATCATCATGGTCGTGATCACCGGCCACGGAACGATTACCACCGCCATCGAATCGCTCAAAATGGGCGCCATGGGATTTATCCTCAAACCGTTCACGCGCCAGGAGCTCCTCTCCGCCATCCACAACGCCCTCGACAAGTACCGGTTGCGTCAGGAAAACGTCCGGATGAAATCGCTCATGCCGCTCTTTCAGGTCAACCAACAGCTGATGATGCAGACCGATCTCACCCATCTGATGCGCCTGATCGTCGATTTGGTGAAAACGGAACTCAAAGTGGATCGCGCCAGCATCATGCTTCTGAACGAAAAAACCGGCGAACTCGTCGTGAAAGCCACCACCGGCTTCGAGAATTTGGATGAAAACAAGCTAAAAAAACATGTGGGAGAAGGAATCGCCGGATTGGCCGTGGAGAAGAAGCAGCCGATTTTGGTGCAAGGAGGGATCGAAGAAAACCCGGATCTGAAGGGTCTCCTCGACGATGAAAAGGTCGCGTCCGGACTGGCGGTTCCGATCATGATTCGAAAGAAGGTGATCGGCGTTCTGAATCTTTCTAAATTCAACCGCGGCCAGCCGTTGGGGGAGAGCGATCTGGGGCTGATCTCGATCTTTTGCGGACAGGTAGCGGTGGCAATCGAAAATGCGCGCCTCTACCGCGACATCCGGAACAGCTATCTTCGAACGCTGCAAGCCCTTGTCGCCGCCATCGAGATCAAAGACCAATTCAGCAAAGGCCATTCCTCCGGGGTGGCGCAATACGCGGCGGTCATCGGGAAAGCGCTGCAACTCTCAAAGGGCCGGATGCAAGACTTGATCATTGCCGCGATCCTGCACGATATCGGAAAAATCGGCAGCAGCGACGACATTCTAAAAAAGGGGAGCAAGCTCTCCGAGGACGAATTCGAATTAATGAAGTCGCATCCCGGCAATGCCGTCAAAATCCTGGAGACAATCGGCCTTTCCCGGGAAATTCTCTCCTCGATTCTCCACCATCACGAATGGTGGGACGGAAGCGGATATCCGAAGGGCCTCTCCAGAGAAGAGATTCCGCTCTTCTCTCGGATCATTGCCATCGCCGATACGATTGACGCCATGACGACTCCCCGCCCCTATCAACAAGCGGTCACGCTGGCCGAAGCGCGGGACGAAATCCGGCGGTTCAAGGGGAGCCAATTTGATCCGAATCTGGTAGACATTTTCCTGGGAATTGAAGAAAAAACCCTCCTCGATCCGGAATTCTCCGATCTCGATGCCCTTTCAGGATAA